In the Epinephelus fuscoguttatus linkage group LG10, E.fuscoguttatus.final_Chr_v1 genome, TGAGTCTCACTGGAACTTCTACGAGAGCCCTGAGACTGAGGTTGGGTGTCGCATGCCCCCTGGCGAGTTGGGCGGGTCTGAGCTTCTGCTGATCCACGGCTAGGAGGCTGTGATACACTAGATCCCCTCTGTGGTGCTTTACCCTCTTTGGAATCTCGTCGAGTTGCAGCAGTTTGAGACCGAGACTGTGCTTGAATTGATTTGGGGCGAACTTGGACTTCCTTGGAACCTGGGGGCGGGCCCTGAGTTGCAGTCTGAGGTTGTTTCTCACCTGACTCCCCAGGAGGCCTCTTTGCTGAGGTGCGGTCCTCAACCTGAGCAGGAGATGGGGCTTGCTGTTTTATCTGTGGTTCAGAGAGGTGTGTTGGGGTTTGGGCCTCGACAGGTGCAGGTGCAGGCACAGGTGAACCCTGTACCTGCACCTGGGGCTGGGTTTTTGTCTGGGGCTGGGATTCCTTGGCTTGAGTTTCACTGGATCCCCTACGAGGACGCACAGGTGCTGTCTGAAGTTGAGAAGGTGATGGCTGTGCCTGGTCTGCTGAGAGCTTTCGGCCTCTCTGGGGTCGTACAGGAGCTACCGTCTTTACAGCTGcattctctgctgctgctgctgctgctgctgctgttactacAACCGTGTCAGTGACCACAGTTTCTTTGATTGctgcacacacagtctcaccctctgctgtttgttttttctccactgTCTCAAGAGCAATCTGCTGTGTTTCAACAATTTCACTTTTTGGAGGTTcaatttcttttgtttctgagCCCTTTTGTGCCGTAACCATTTCAATCTTAGGTTCTGTACTTTCTCCTGCTGCAACAAGAGGACTGGTACGGCCTTCATCCTGGCTTACAATATCTGAAACTACAGTTTGATCAGCTCTGCTTTCTAGTACTGTAATCATACTCTCTGTGACAACTTTCACACTTTCACTTTCTTCACTATCTCTTTGAATTCTTTCGTTTTCTTCCTTATCTTCCACACTTTCGCTGACCACAGTACCTACACCCTCTACTCTTTCGCTGCCTGCACTTTCTCTCACTTGACTCTCTGCTTCTGCACCTCTGGCTGGATTGTTATCATGTCGTCTTTCTACCTCTGTCTCGGTCTGCTGGTCTGTCCTCTGCGCTTCCAATGTCTCAGTCACCCTGTCCACAGTGtccactctctctgtcactgtccccCGTTCTACACTGCTGGCCCGCGGTCTCTGCGGATGGTCTGTtattgtctctccctctgtttctgtgacTTGGTTTACCCTTTCTGCTACGGGCGTCTCCGTCATCTGATCCTGAGTGGCGATTCTCTCAGTTACTGTGCCCCGTTCCATGCTGTTGGCTCTGGGTCTTGGTGGGCTCACAGCAGCTGCTTCTGTCACCTGTTCATGTGTGTCAACTTTATTAGTCTCTGTGACTTGATCTATACTTCCAGCCCTTGGTTTGGGTACACACACCTCAATACAGAttctatctgtatctgttcCCTGATCTACTGTACCAGGTGATTCAGTCTCTGTCTCCTGGTTGGTAAAATCtactttctctgtctctgtccctgtgtcaATACTCTCTCTTCTTGGCCTGctgtgtgcttctggcgaacatATCTCCACTCTTATTCCATCACTCAGCTGTAgtattttctcttcttttaccttgttttcatttatttgctcTTTCAGAAGAGCATTCGTTCTCTCCAGGTCTTGTTTAGCCTGAGTAAGTTTAGCTTCCAGTGTCATTAGCTTCTCCTGCAGATTCTGCATACTGTCTGGGTCCTCAAGTTTTCCTCCTTTTGCTGCATCACCATCTTGAATACTGCTAGTCTCTGCGTCTTTTATAGCCATCCTAAGTGATGTTAATTCCTGTCCTGCAATGTCCTGTGATAGTTTTTTCACTGCATGCTCCAGAGGACTGTCTAATGTCTCCTTTTGTTTGTCTGATATTTCTGACGgctgtgtttgtctctcagaTTCTTGATCTGACAACCCACCCACTTCTCCATGTGCTGAGGAGCTCTCTTTTTGTGACACTTTACTTTTCTCTGTAACACTTTGTCTTCCTTTGCCTGTTTCTGGCTTTGCTGGCATTCGCTCTGAAGCTTCTAAACCTCCAGTGGGGTGAGTCATCAGAGCTAAGTTGAGCCCTTCTGTAGGTCTGTGTCCTTGTGGCTGAGCGCGTGGCCCAGAATCAGAATTCGGCACAATTGTAGGGGACGATGTGGAAACCTGGGCTTGGGCCTGGGCTTGGAGCTGAAGCAGtagtttctccctctcctccctcagtGAGCAGATCTGAGCCTTTAGTTCTGGGATGGTTTTGACCTGCTCTTCCAGCTCTCTGACCCGCTTCAGTGCCACTGTGATCTGCTGGTGAAGCCCTGTCCGATCCTGGGGAACACACCGTCTCTCTGTTATGTCCGGAGAAGCACGAAACACATTCTCTGTCGAACCACTCTCCGGTGTTCCCACAACACGGTCCGGACTGCTTGAATCAGAGCCTTTCCGCTGCTGTAGGGTGATGGGCATGCTTGATGCTCGGAGCAAGTTCGGCCGGCTTTGATTCTCTGCAGTTTTGTCTTCAACATCCCGAGCACCAGCTCCTACTTCCTCTCTGGGCTTAGCTGAAACATAGCCAGCTACCCCACCAGTTGTCCCCCTGCTGCTTTGGGTGGAAGTTCCCCCTTCACTTGCCCTGAAGTCAAAGATCTGTTGGACTTCTGTCACCCGTGATTTAGGCTTGGGCCCCAGGGTGGACGTACCAGACCATGTGCTGTCCTTTTCCTTCGGGGCAGGCCTAGCCCCATGCCCAGGAAGGCTGAAATTTCTGGGCAGAGTGCTGAATTTGGGCGGTCCCTTGACCCTTCGCTGAATGTGGACCCTTTTGATGGTATTGCCTTTTTCAATATCATCAACGTACTTGAGGAAGTCCAGGTCCAGGTGGAAGCCATAGGGAGTTTCCACTGAGTAGGGCAGCTGCTTCCTCTGAATGCCGCCCTCACTGGCCTTGGTCTGAAAGCCGTTGGCTGTAAGGAATTAacataaaaatcaatca is a window encoding:
- the kank4 gene encoding KN motif and ankyrin repeat domain-containing protein 4, with the translated sequence MMDKKSANGFQTKASEGGIQRKQLPYSVETPYGFHLDLDFLKYVDDIEKGNTIKRVHIQRRVKGPPKFSTLPRNFSLPGHGARPAPKEKDSTWSGTSTLGPKPKSRVTEVQQIFDFRASEGGTSTQSSRGTTGGVAGYVSAKPREEVGAGARDVEDKTAENQSRPNLLRASSMPITLQQRKGSDSSSPDRVVGTPESGSTENVFRASPDITERRCVPQDRTGLHQQITVALKRVRELEEQVKTIPELKAQICSLREEREKLLLQLQAQAQAQVSTSSPTIVPNSDSGPRAQPQGHRPTEGLNLALMTHPTGGLEASERMPAKPETGKGRQSVTEKSKVSQKESSSAHGEVGGLSDQESERQTQPSEISDKQKETLDSPLEHAVKKLSQDIAGQELTSLRMAIKDAETSSIQDGDAAKGGKLEDPDSMQNLQEKLMTLEAKLTQAKQDLERTNALLKEQINENKVKEEKILQLSDGIRVEICSPEAHSRPRRESIDTGTETEKVDFTNQETETESPGTVDQGTDTDRICIEVCVPKPRAGSIDQVTETNKVDTHEQVTEAAAVSPPRPRANSMERGTVTERIATQDQMTETPVAERVNQVTETEGETITDHPQRPRASSVERGTVTERVDTVDRVTETLEAQRTDQQTETEVERRHDNNPARGAEAESQVRESAGSERVEGVGTVVSESVEDKEENERIQRDSEESESVKVVTESMITVLESRADQTVVSDIVSQDEGRTSPLVAAGESTEPKIEMVTAQKGSETKEIEPPKSEIVETQQIALETVEKKQTAEGETVCAAIKETVVTDTVVVTAAAAAAAAENAAVKTVAPVRPQRGRKLSADQAQPSPSQLQTAPVRPRRGSSETQAKESQPQTKTQPQVQVQGSPVPAPAPVEAQTPTHLSEPQIKQQAPSPAQVEDRTSAKRPPGESGEKQPQTATQGPPPGSKEVQVRPKSIQAQSRSQTAATRRDSKEGKAPQRGSSVSQPPSRGSAEAQTRPTRQGACDTQPQSQGSRRSSSETQPPHKDASETQSLRRGSSETAQRRGSSEAQASRKDAGEAQPPRRGSSESPTSPAALGQVVTRLTGLLGEQWAQLGSSSGTQQTVSQQESPNTQKQTAGKRAEAGKGASAKPAGKAVPAAATGKPAGKPGPSKMSTIQSQLVSSLSVLSAFYSPGQKAAAASKQQEQGLKSIMKKNGVADKQGNKGAKKNLKFVGVNGGYETTSSEESSGDEKSKVEVEEEDSSEPEVEKEKKTEPQPAEKPEEGAESQQKDAEVATEGGGAVAAEKESERGLLDPEGPQELLEEQAEGEKVDQGFIDACIYVKDRMEEVSSPDKEMRQVLVVLYQEWFKISSQKNSQADTVRLYLRQVGLTTPTLLPYVVNLTDGNGNMALHYSVSHSNFPVVKLLLDTGLCETDNVNKAGYTPVMLAALTAAESPDDLEVAQQLLRLGDVNACSRQAGQTALMLAVSHGRVAMVKLLLSCGADVNAQDREGSTALMCASEHGHTNIVRMLLETGRCDSSLTDKNGQTALLVAEAAPHQEIVDLLKAHAESKASEPSSTADLL